A single region of the Epinephelus moara isolate mb chromosome 14, YSFRI_EMoa_1.0, whole genome shotgun sequence genome encodes:
- the bub1bb gene encoding mitotic checkpoint serine/threonine-protein kinase BUB1 beta, producing MAEGGDVEWELSKENIQPLRRGRAISALHQALSQQQDGLSSAINQQRQAFESELRMYEGDDPLDVWDRYIKWTEQTFPQGGKESNLFTLLERVVTRFTEEKKYHDDPRYVDLWIKFAENCPEPLDIYRYMQAQGIGVKHASLYIAWSEEYENQGNCRKADLVYQEGFKKCAEPHDKLLQFHKALQARVSRQVMMNVEEDDSDDEPKQPERVSLADLKHRGKKKAIAPVNRVGSAIRSISGGLQSQGAPVLGNVSNSRLVIFDESKAQSAGPSEPRLESWVAPPTSRAKENEQKTEKWCDVKMPQKTKFGHTVMAPPPPKPTFQPFVEESDQPPTMTPCKINPAVNTVLSARKPCREETPLKRLQEHHQQQKEAESGKLQEQSMYCKELLLSGATEFCFEELRAERYFKKMTQEVRGQKDHASVSASN from the exons ATGGCAGAAGGAGGAGATGTGGAGTGGGAGCTAAGCAAGGAAAACATCCAGCCACTGCGTCGCGGCAGAGCCATATCAGCCTTACATCAGGCGCTCAGTCAACAACAGGATGGACTCAGCTCTGCCATCAACCAGCAGCGACA GGCCTTTGAGTCTGAATTGCGGATGTATGAGGGAGATGATCCACTTGATGTTTGGGATCG GTACATTAAGTGGACAGAGCAGACCTTCCCTCAGGGGGGCAAGGAGAGCAACCTCTTCACACTGTTGGAACGAGTCGTGACCAGATTCacagaggaaaagaaatatCACGACGACCCTCGCTATGTTGACCTCTGGATCAAATTT GCAGAAAATTGCCCGGAGCCCTTGGACATTTACAGGTACATGCAAGCGCAGGGAATAGGAGTGAAACATGCATCCCTCTACATTGCTTGGTCTGAAGAATATGAGAATCAGGGAAACTGTCGCAAAGCAGATCTGGTGTACCAGGAGGGATTCAAGAAATGCGCAGAGCCCCATGATAAGCTCCTGCAGTTTCACAA gGCTTTGCAGGCACGTGTGTCACGACAGGTGATGATGAATGTGGAGGAGGACGATAGTGACGATGAGCCTAAACAACCTGAGAGAGTTTCTTTAGCTGACCTCAAACATAGGGGGAAGAAAAAGGCCATCGCCCCCGTCAACAGAGTTGGGTCTGCAATCAGAA gtATTTCTGGAGGCCTGCAGTCACAGGGCGCACCTGTCCTTGGCAATGTTTCAAACAGTCGGTTGGTGATCTTTGACGAGAGCAAGGCTCAGAGTGCCGGCCCTTCAGAGCCTAGGTTGGAGTCCTGGGTGGCCCCTCCCACTTCCAGGGCAAAGGAGAATGAGCAGAAGACGGAAAAATGGTGTGATGTCAAG ATGCCCCAGAAGACCAAATTCGGACATACTGTAATGGCCCCACCACCTCCCAAACCCACCTTCCAACCATTTGTTGAGGAGTCAGACCAGCCTCCAACAAT GACTCCTTGTAAGATCAACCCGGCCGTGAACACAGTTTTATCAGCACGTAAGCCCTGCAGAGAGGAAACTCCTCTAAAGAGACTACAGGAGCACCATCAGCAACAGAAGGAAGCAGAGTCAGGAAAACTACAGGAGCAAAGCATGTACTGTaaagagctgctgctcagcggCGCCACAGAATTCTGCTTTGAGGAGCTGCGCGCTGAACGCTACTTCAAAAAGATGACacaggaggtcagaggtcaaaagGATCACGCTAGTGTCAGTGCTTCAAACTGA